GTCTTGCCCTGGACGGGATTTAGTGCAACGAACGCGCAAATGCCAGCCCGGATTAATTAACACTTTGCACTAATAAGGCGGGCATTTTTGCAAACTAATCTGTAGTTTTAACATGAAATCGCAAATGCCCGCCTCTGTGGTTCAATAATACCCGGGTCAGGCCTTAGCGCTCACCGTCAGGTTTTATTAAAAACAAGTATCTTAAATATGTACTCAATAAATAGAACCAGAAACCTTTCTATATTGATGTTACTACCTCTGATTTTTGGATGTTCTGATAATCAGATAAAAGAAATTATCTTACCTCCTGATTTTACAGGAAATATTTTCAGACATATTACTGAGTTGACAAAAATTGGTCCTCGATATGTTGGGAGTAATTTTGAGAAACAGGCTGCTGTATATATTGAAAATCAACTTAATCAAATTGGATTGGAAACGACTAAAGAAAACTTCCAGTTTGAAACCTTTGAAATACAGCAATCGCAACTGTTTGTTGGCTCGGATACCATAATCCCTTCAAGAATTTGTTTTAATCCTTACAAAGATAGCCTAACGGTGTCTGACCGCTTTGTATTAATCGACTCATTGTCAGACAATGACATCTCGAATAAATTTGTTGTTGCCTCTGAAAAGATAAATTACTTTCAAATTGTTTTCAGAAATCCCAAAATGATCATTTATGTTGATAGTCGGGATTTAGAAAAACTAAAGAATGTTGAAGATCGTAATTTCAAACTTAAAATCAAAGGCAAAATTGAAAAGTACCATTCAGCTAATGTGGTTGCTGATTTGAAATCAACCAACGAAAATGCAAAAGAAATCATATTATGTGCTCATTATGACAGCTTTCATGGAAGTCCAGGAGCTGATGATAATGCATCTGGGATTTCAGCATTAATTGAACTGTCAAGGATTCTTTTCAATAATTCCAGAAAACTGGATGACTTTAATATCAAATTTGTAGCATTTAGTGGAGAAGAAAAAGGACTTCTAGGTTCAAGACATTTTCTGGACGCTCACTCAAATGATTTTAAAAACTGTGAGCTTGTTATTAACATGGACCAAATTGGGGGGAAAGAACCAATTAATATCGTAGTTTTAGACAGTATAAAAGGAATTCCGGCAAGTAAGGGAAAAACCCAATTTCCTGAATACTTGCAGGATAAACCTTTTGATGGGGTTTCTTCAAAATGGACAATAATAGCTCCTGAAATATTCAGTCTAATGCAGATTTCAAATACCCCAGATTGGTTAGTTGAAGTAATAAAAAAAAGTTCAACTGGAATGACTGTTAATCAAGTTTCTGGCTCCGGAAGCGATGAGATGGTTTTTACACAAGCAGGTATCGTTTCTACATGCATCTTTACGGGAGGAAATCAAACTCATAGCAGCAAAGATGTTCCAGAACAGGTAAATCTTTCTACTATAGAACAGGTTGGAAAATTGACACTAAATATTATTATAAATACAATAGTAGAATTAACAAAACCTAACAAGCGAGAATAGGTAAGTTGTTTTCCGCTGCGTGGGACAAGTTATCAACCTCCCTATACCCGACGGCCATCGATAGCTAAATTCAGTTTACAAAGATGGCGGTTTGAACACCTTCGACTATTTTCTTCCCGACTTCAACCTTTTTCTGACTTAAGTAGATGATGATCATGAGAGTGTGGTTTTCGCCAGAGCTTACTGAGAAGTTACATGAGATAATCCGGAAGTGGGATCCGGGAACTTTAATTTAAAAATCTTTTCATTCGTTTTCAGGTTTTCGAATACAAGCTCCTGTTTTATATTTTCGATTGGGTATCCCGGTAAAATAGCCGATAAAGAGGTTGTATCCAATTCAGGTGTATAACCTGCTATATAAAAATAAACTGGTTTGTTTGTACAAGTTATGCTTGAAATGTCATATTCATCCCAGTATTTACTGCGATTTTCCCATGTAAAATATTGATAGGTATCAGGATATAGCTTCTTATAGACCGGCATGAAGACTTCATTTTCCCTCCCTGCCCAGCAATGACTGATCATGATTGAAAAATCGTGGAAGGGGCAACCGTAACCCGAAGGGGTTAAAAGTTTGATGGCATCTTCCGGAAGTGTTCCAACAAAATGCTTTGTGACCATTTTGTTTTGCATCTCGGTGAAAATGTTTCGTGAACGGATTCGAATGGATTGCACTTGCTTTGGGATACAATATACCGAACCGGCAAGAATCATCAATCCTATGATTATGTTGATTCTCTTGAACCGGATCATGTTTTTCAGAATTTCGAATGACAAAATGGTTAGAACTGGAAATAGAGCCAAGCCGGGAACTAAATATCTGTATTCATAATGTTTTGAGACAAGAATGACCTGAACGAGAATTACAATCAAAACACCTGTCATTCCGTACGTTAAGCGGTTATTTATTTCTTTTCTTTTGTAAATAAGAGAGATCATTAAAAGAAATAGGCTAATGAACCACATGAAGACAAGGAATGAATGAAATTTATAAAAGGTTTCCAGATTTTGTATAAATTGACTCCAAACGAGAACATTTGCTTCACCGTTACCATAATGACCAGAGTGAATAATGAGATCTTTTATCCATCGCGTAAAAAAAACCAGATCATATAAAATGGGCATTGCAAAGACGAACATGCTGAGTATAGATAGTATTAAAAATTTCACTTTGTCTTTATATCCTGGTATTATGATAAAAGGAATAATAAGTAATGGAAAGTAAGTGAGCTTGATGGATAATCCGAAGCCGGAGATTAAACCGAACAATAAAATTGTCAAAAAATTAAATTTACCTGTATTTGATTTCACCACTTTTAATATCATGATACTGAGCAGCAATACCGGGATAGGTATTAATAATTCGGGTGTTAATCGTCCAATGATGTCATATGTAATATTTGAATAAAAAGGAGCTGTTTGTATCAGTAATCCGTAAGGAAGAAAACCGGTTATCCGCCAAGCAAGGACACCGGCAATGAAAAGAACAACTGCGGTGATACTTATCACGACATGGTTTATAATGTTTAAATAAAGATCAGAATTCATCATCACATCTTCGAGGTAAGAAATATGGGGTGATCGAATAAAATAGACAATCCGGCATACGAAAGCTACCACTATTTGCAATGGTGTGCCAGGGTTGTCGATATGATAAACGTTCAAATGTCCAAGTGACATGTAAAGACCATTGGTCAGATATGCATATTCTGGGTCGACATTCCTCATGGAAAAAAGACCTATGATTTGATTAAAGTAAAATCCAAGGAATAGATAGACGAAGGGAATTAAGAGCAGCCAAATTTTAGCAGATTTTTTCATTTCATTCTTCCAGCTTTATTAGCTGGCCTGTACCGGTAATCTTTGATTTAATGATTTCCGGATCACCTTTATAGTAGATATTCCCGATATTCTCGATTTCCACCTCCAGTACTTTTGTACAATTCACAAAGCAATCGTTGGAGCCACGGTTATTCATAAAGCAAAATGTAGAAACAAGGTCCTGACAATGGAAAGGGCCATAGCTTGCAGCGTAAATATATTCAACCTGAGTATGACCATGGATGTTAAAATCAACCGTGCCATAGTGCAAGCTCAGAACAGAGTTTAAAGTCTGTATCTCCATATCAATTAATCCCGATCCATCCCATACTGCTATATTTAAGGAATCACTGACAATCGTATTCGTGCTGATGATATTGCCTGATGCCTTATAATAGATGCTTACGAGATTCTTAACGGCAAGATACACATAGATATCTTTATTGTAACTCCGTATCCAGTTACATTGATTTTCATTTCTAATGGTTAATTGACCATCATTTACTTCTGTGATAACTGATCCGATAAGATTTTCACCTGCTTGAACATGGATGCTGCACTGGTTATCTTGAGTAAGGATGACGTTGACGTTATCTTCGAGGACAATGTGTTCAAATTCAGGTAATTTACGTTCTTCAATAATGATTTCCCCAGTGCTTTTAAAACAATCTCCCAAATCAAGCTTTTCACACGATGAAAGGATCAGTGCAAGAAAGATGGTGAACCCGATGTAATAACGTGCAGGCATAATCTAATCACAAAAGGATACAAACATCTGCAAAATTATGAAAATAAACACTAGCCGATAAAACTATGATCTTGCCAAAATTTTTAAGAAGAAAGAGAAACTTGAAGCCTTTTAACATCTGTCAACTGTCATGGATGAATTGAAGACAAAGTGTCCCTGGGATAAAGAGCAGATAATTGAAAGTCTCCGACACCTTTCCTTGAAATAAATAAGGAGATGAAAGATGTGAAGAAGATGATTTCACTTAGCTTCGCCTCATTCAGACTAAATGGGTAACATTATATCATTTTTTGGATTAATGTTATCATGGCTTATCAATTTATAAATATTGGCGAGGAATTTCTTCATTTTGGCGCTGAAATCATAATAATATCCCAAAGACTATCAAAATCTTCAGCACATAAATCATTAATAAATCAGCTATTGCGAAGCGGAACAGCGGCCGGTGCTAATTATGAAGAAGCTTGCGGAACAGAGGACAAGGCGGACTTTATCCATAAGTTGCATATATCGTATAAAGAACTCAGGGAAGCCGATTACTGGTTGCGACTGATCAGGCAATCCGGAATTCTGAACACAGATGTAACCGATAATGCACTTGCTAAATCTGAATTACTGCTAAATATTATTGGGAAATCACTAATTACGGCAAAAAAGGGGCGGGAAATGAAGGATGAAGAATGAAACATACAAAATGAAAAATTCTTCATCAAATATCTTTCATCCTTCATTCTTCATCTCCCGGCCAAAACTCTACTGACTTTCACTTAAAATGAATGTCAAATTACAGTAGGACATTTCATCATCCTGTTTTACATATTTCTTGCTATTGCATTATGTATATTGTACCTTCAGGCATTCCAAAGAAACTCAGATTCATTTTTATTCAAACTTCAATACAAATAGAAGTTGACGATCAGAAAAAAATTACATAGCCGAAATCAATAAATACTTTACATAACTAAAAACATAGGCAATGAAAAAGTCACCAATACTTATATTTTTTTTCTGCCTTTTCAGCATCATATCCCAGGCTCAGACAAGGGGAGCGTTGCCCGGCGAGATTTATATTGCATCTGAAACATACGGCGGGTATGATGGTGTCCATTATGCTGTCTTTTATTCATCAGATAATGGGAAAACCCTGCGTTTACAGTATGAACATGTTGAAAATCAACCTGGTGTTATGTGGATAGGAGGGTTGATAGGCGATGCCACTCCGGGTGTTATATATAATCAATATATCTATGGAATGGATAAATGGTGGGTAAGCTTTGATTATGGGGTGAATTGGGAATTTAGGGGAGATAATCCCGGTTATACCCAGTTTTTTAGTGGTGTTAATCCGGGATTAATTTTTAAAGGAAATTATGAAGGTTTTTTTAAAAGTACAGATTATGGATTATCATTTGAACTTCTCCCTATTACGGTTATTTGCCCCTTTACTGAAGTCGGCTTTGTTGAACCGGAATTTTTTGGTATTTATGGTGAACCTGGCGTTGGTTATAACTTTGTACATACAGTTGATTATGGCCAGACTTACACTGAAATCTCAATCGATAGTTCAATTGCCTTTTGGCAGGTATCCGGTCGTTATCCGAAAATATCACGGGGTACAGAACCTGGTGAATTATATCTGGTTTCATGGTGGCCCGATTATCACTATAAGATATTTCGTACCATTGATTCAGGATATTCATGGACAAGGAAATTTGAATCAGGTGGCATTGGACTTGATTGGTCTCTGGGATACCAGGCAGTACGATATTACAGGAAAAAAATCACAGCAATGGGACGGCAGGGATGGTAAAGGGATCATTGTTCCCGGTGGGATTTATCTGTACAACATCAGCTATAATAATATTTCTTCCCAATACAATAAAGCATTATTCATTCACTAAAAACACCAGACTGGTAGTTGGCAGTTGACAGTCGACAGTCAACTACTTGAAGCTTGTAGCTTGCAGTCCTGCCTCACTTTGCTCCATTTGTAGTTTGTAACTCGCAGCTCTAATCCACCTGCATCTCACCTATTGAAATAGATGTTGTATTTATCCTAAATGATTTGTATATTTACATCACACTATCAAATGCAAAATCACTTCAAAAACCTTGCGATGAAAAAGTTACTTCTACTTTTTATTTTTTTCAGTTTATACTGCATCATATCCCAGGCTCAGACAAGAGGAGCATTACCCGGTGAAATTTATATTTCAACCGATACGTACATTGGGATTGATGGCCTTCATTATGCTGTCTTTTATTCATCAGATAATGGGAAAACATTGTCTTTACAGTATGAAAATGTGGAGGGACAATCCGGGGTCATGTTGGTCGGGGATGTGCTTGGCGATGCCACACCTGGCGCTGTTTACAACAATTATCTCATTGAAACGAATGAATTGTGGGTAAGCTTTGATTATGGGGTGAATTGGGAATATCGGGGAAATTATCCTGATAATACATATTATTTATGTGGAATAGATAATGGCGTAATTTTTAATACAAGTTGGGTAAAATTAAATAAAAGCGATGATTATGGACAGAATTTTGAAATTATCACAGATCCATTAACTATACCTATTCCTGAAATTGGATTTTTTGATGGAGAG
This genomic stretch from Bacteroidota bacterium harbors:
- a CDS encoding M28 family metallopeptidase; the encoded protein is MLLPLIFGCSDNQIKEIILPPDFTGNIFRHITELTKIGPRYVGSNFEKQAAVYIENQLNQIGLETTKENFQFETFEIQQSQLFVGSDTIIPSRICFNPYKDSLTVSDRFVLIDSLSDNDISNKFVVASEKINYFQIVFRNPKMIIYVDSRDLEKLKNVEDRNFKLKIKGKIEKYHSANVVADLKSTNENAKEIILCAHYDSFHGSPGADDNASGISALIELSRILFNNSRKLDDFNIKFVAFSGEEKGLLGSRHFLDAHSNDFKNCELVINMDQIGGKEPINIVVLDSIKGIPASKGKTQFPEYLQDKPFDGVSSKWTIIAPEIFSLMQISNTPDWLVEVIKKSSTGMTVNQVSGSGSDEMVFTQAGIVSTCIFTGGNQTHSSKDVPEQVNLSTIEQVGKLTLNIIINTIVELTKPNKRE
- a CDS encoding DUF2807 domain-containing protein, coding for MPARYYIGFTIFLALILSSCEKLDLGDCFKSTGEIIIEERKLPEFEHIVLEDNVNVILTQDNQCSIHVQAGENLIGSVITEVNDGQLTIRNENQCNWIRSYNKDIYVYLAVKNLVSIYYKASGNIISTNTIVSDSLNIAVWDGSGLIDMEIQTLNSVLSLHYGTVDFNIHGHTQVEYIYAASYGPFHCQDLVSTFCFMNNRGSNDCFVNCTKVLEVEIENIGNIYYKGDPEIIKSKITGTGQLIKLEE
- a CDS encoding four helix bundle protein, which codes for MAYQFINIGEEFLHFGAEIIIISQRLSKSSAHKSLINQLLRSGTAAGANYEEACGTEDKADFIHKLHISYKELREADYWLRLIRQSGILNTDVTDNALAKSELLLNIIGKSLITAKKGREMKDEE